The genomic window CCGGGACAACGTCCGGGAGAACCTGAAGAAGTGGAACCTGGCGTGCGCCCAGGCCATCACCTCCCTGAACCGGGCCCGTTTCGAGCGCCACCTGATCGACACCCGGGACACCATCTGCGGCGCCGCCCCCATCCTCGTGGCGATGCGGGTGCTGTCGGAGATGGCGAAGCGGGAGAACGTCAAGGGGATGATGGCGGACTACACCACCTCCGGGGAGAAAACCGGGGACTGGAGCTTTTCCGTGAGCTACCTCTCCCTGGTCTTCGTGGACCCCCCGGCCGCCCCCGCCCCCCCGGCGGCAGCGAAACCGGCCGTCCCTCCCGGCGGCCTCCTGACGGCCGACGAGCAGGCGACCCTGCTCAAACTGGCGCGGAAAACCCTGCGGGCCTACCTGGCCGGCGGGAAGGTGCCGCCGGACATCACCGCGGGCCTGGACATCACCCCCACGCTGAAGAAATCCCTGGGGGCCTTCGTCACCCTCAAGAAACACGGCGAACTGCGGGGCTGCATCGGGTACATGATGGCCGTGAAGCCGCTGCACGAGGCGGTGACGGAGATGGCGGTGAACGCCGCCACCCGGGACCCCCGCTTCCCGCCCGTCACCGAGCGGGAGCTGCGCGACCTCAAGATCGAGATTTCTGTCCTGTCGCCGCTCTCGCCGTGCCCGGACTACCGGGCGGTGAAGATCGGCGTCCACGGGCTGGTCCTCAAGAAGGGGGCCAACCAGGGACTGTTCCTGCCCCAGGTCCCCGTGGAGTGGAAGTGGAACCTGACCCAGTACCTCGAGCAGCTCTGCCACAAGGCCGGGCTCCCCCCGAACGCGTACCGGGAGCCGGGGGCCCTGCTGTTCACCTTCACCGCCGAGGTTTTCCATGAAAAGTGACCGCCGCGATTTTCTCCGGGCCCTGGCCCTGGGCGCGGGTGTCGGCCCCGTCTTCCTGAAGCGCCACGCGTTCGTGGGGACGAACGCCTACGGCGACAAGGTCCTGCCCGGCGCCGCCGCCACACGGGTGGTCGTTGCCCGGGACCCCGGGTACACGCCGGAAACGGGCCTCCCGGACGCGTGCCTCGACGCCGGCCTGAAGGCGCTGATGGAGGCGGATTCCCCCGCCGAGGCCTGGAAAAAGCTCTTTCGGCCCGACGACGTGGTGGGGATCAAGGTGAACGCCCTGGGGGGGCGGAACCTCTCGCCCTCCTGGCGGCTGATCCAGGCGGTGGTGAAGGGCCTTGTCTCGGCCGGCGTGGCGGAGAACCGGATCATTGTCTGGGACCGCACCTCCCGGGAACTCCGCCGCGCGGGGTACCCCCTCGCCGACGGGGACACGGGGGTCCGGGTCCGGGGTACCGACGCGCTGGAGCACCAGTACGAGGACGAGACGGTCACCTCCGGCGCCGTCTCCACCAACCTGGCCTGCATGCTGACCCGTCACTGCACGGCCATGGTCAACGTGGGCGTCCTCAAGCATCACGACCTGTCGGGGGTCTCGGTCTTTCTCAAGAACTACTACGGGGTGATCTCGAACCCCTTCCGCTACCACGCCGACCACTGCAGCCCCTTCATCCCCCAGGTCTACAGCGTGCCCATCATCCGGGAGAAGACGCGGCTCCATCTCGCCGACGCCCCCGTCGGGCAGTACGGCGCCGGCCCCGCCTACAACGCCGCGTTCACCTGGCCCTTCGGGGGGGTGATCCTGGCCCGGGACCCCGTGGCCGGCGACCGGGTGGGGGCCGACCTCATCGAACGGGTGCGCGCCGAGAAAGGGGAGAAGCCGCTCAAGGACGCGGGGCAGCCGCCCGTCTACATCGACGAGGCCGGGCGGATGGGCCTGGGAGAGTCCGACCTCGCGAAAATCCGGGTCATCCCCCTGGCCCTGAACGCACCGAAAATTGATGAGCCCGCAAAAAGTCGCGAAAGGGGGATTTCCCGCGAATAACACGAATATACGCGAATTTATCACACGAATAATCTCTGTTGATTATTGATTCCAGATTCGCGTTCATTCGCGTGATTCGCGGGCAAAACAGGACTTATTGCGGGGTCGTCAAAATTGAACCGTAAACAAGTCCTGCGTTTGAGGAGGTGGGGTGCTGGTACGCCAAGGCCGTGGGGTCCCACTACGACGTTTACCGGAGGTTCCAGGGCGCTGACGGCACGTGGGCCCCCGAGGAGTCGGTTGCTGCCGGGCCGGGTTACCAGACCCAGCCTCACGCCGCCCTTGACCCGACGGATCCATCCTTCTCGCCTGGGCGCACTCCACCGGCCCCGGGGGGACTGCCTGCGACATCTACTTCCAGCGCTTCCCGGGCCCGCCCGTCCTCGGAGACCTCGACGGCGACGGGCGGGTCTCCGCAGTTGACCTCGTCGTGCTTCTGCTTGCCGCGTCGGGTTGAAACCCGGAAAACGGGGGGGGCGCGAAGCGCTGCGGCAAACCGGGACCGTTCCGAAGGTTGTCGGTCACCGTTTTCGGTTCCGCGCCCTCCCGCGTTCTCCGTGGTGGAGCCGGGCGTCTGCCCCAGGCGGGAAAGACCCGCCCGGGTGATTACATTTTCGTCGCGAGGTCGATGAGGGCGGCCAGTTTGAGGCCGAGCAGGTCGGCGACGTCCTTGTCCACCTTCTCCTGGTTGTAGTAGGCGATGATCATGCCGAGGGTGTTGTCCTTCTGGAAGACGTGTTTCCCGCGGTTCTGGCCCATGTAGCCGTTGCAGTCGCCGAAGAGGACGACGTCCTTGGCCTTGAGGGCGAGGTACTTCGCGTTGAGTTCCTTCATCTTCGGCTCGTACTTGAGGATGAGCGCCTCGAGCTTGGGTTTGATCACCGCCGGTTCCGGCTTGTCCTTGCCGATCTCGGCCGCTTCGGCGACGGCCGCGTCGTACATGGCGAGGATTTCCTTCGCCAGCAGGACCCCCTCGGACTCGGCGCCCGGGGCGGCGGGCTGATCCGCCTGGGTGGCGGGTGCGCCGGTGGCCGGGGGAGCGGTCTCCCCGGTTTTCCCGCAGCCGCAGAGGGCCAGGATCGCCACGGCCGTCAGCACGAACAGATTGGTTCTCACCGTCATGAAATCCTCCTGCGCGAGTGTTTTGATGTTTCAGCGGGCCCGGGGCCCGGTGTTCGGTCCCGGATCGTGTCCGCCTGAGAAAATATCGGTCGTCGGGCGGAATGTCAAGCCGGAATCCGCAACGGGATCGACCCGGGATCGTCCGACGACCGTCTTTGCCGGCGGGGGAGAAATTGTGTTGTCCGACCGGGTGAAAAATGCTAAGATGGCGCGCTAATCAAGAGGGGGTGGCTGGTGACGGACCTCGACAAGCTTCTCACCCTGATGGCCAGGCTCCGGGAGCCCGGCGGGTGCCCCTGGGACCGTGAGCAGACCCGCGAGACGCTGAAGCCCATGCTGGTGGAGGAGAGCTACGAGGTCCTGCACGCGCTCGACGCCAGCGACTCCCGGGAACTCCGGGAGGAACTGGGCGACCTTCTCCTGCAGATCGTTTTCCATGCCCGGATCGCCGAGGAGAACGGCGAGTTCGACATGCAGGGCGTCATCGACGGTATCCACGACAAGATCATCCACCGGCACCCCCACGTCTTCGGCGACGTGAAGGTGTCGGGGAGCGACGAGGTCCTGGTGAACTGGGACCGGATCAAGAAGGAAGAGAAGGCGAGGAAGGGCAGCAAGCGTGCCTCCATCCTGGACGGCATCCCCCCGAAAATGCCTGCTCTGCACGAGGCGCACCAGATCGGGGCCCGGGCGGCCCGGGCCGGGTTCGACTGGGAGGACGCGGGCGGGGTCATCCGCAAGATCCGCGAGGAACTGGACGAACTCGAGCGGTCGCTGTCCGCGGAAAACCCCGCCGCGGTGAGGGAGGAGATCGGGGACCTCCTCTTCGCCGTGGTCAACCTCTGCCGTTTTCTTTCCCTGGACCCTGAAACCGCCCTGAAGACGACGAATCAAAAGTTCAGACAGCGGTTCGGGTTCGTGGAGAAGAAGGTTCGCGAGGCCGGAAAGACCGTCGAGGACTGCGACCTCGACGAACTGGAACGATACTGGCAGGAATCGAAGCAATGGCCAAACTGAACGTCATGCAGCACCCCGTCTACAGCGCCGTTCACATCTGCAACGGGTGCGGGAAGCTGAAACTCGTCACCAAGTGGGTCAAGTTCGATCCCTCGTACCTCGGCCCCGACACCTACGTCGTTCCCACCCATTGCCCCGACTGCTTCCGAAACATCATCAACATGATGGAAGACAAGAAGCGCAAGCGCAGCGAACTCCGCCTCGAGCGCAAGATCGGCAACAAGATCCGCAAGAAGCTCTCCTGACCCCATGAAAGTCCTGTTGCTCGCCCCCCCCTTCTACCGCCTCATCGGGCTGTACAACCGGTATTTCCCTTACGGACTGCTGGCCGTGGCCACGGCGGTCCGGCGTGCGGGGCATTCGCTGCTGGTCCACGACGCCGACTTCAACGACCGGCCCACCTCCGCCGACTTCTACGGCATGGCGGACCGCTACCCCGAGTACCTGGCGGCGCTCCGGCCCGGGGCGCACCCCGCCTGGCCGGAACTGGACCGGGTGGTGCGGGGGTACGCGCCCGACGTGGTGGGGATCCAGGCCTACACCGACTTTTTCGCCTCGACCCTTCGGACGGCCGAGATCTGCCGCGCGGCGGCCCCCGGCGCCCGGATCGTCCTGGGCGGGCCCCACGTGCGCGCCCGGCGGGACGAGGTGTTCGAACTCTGCCCGGAGGCGGACTTCCTGGTGCGCGGGGAAGGGGAAGTCACCTTCCTGGAACTGCTGTCCGGCCTGGAAAAGGGGGACCCTTCGCCGGATACCGTGGAGGGGCTCTCCTGGCGCGACGGGAACGCCTGGCGGCACAACCCGGACCGCCTCCCGACCCCCGAGTGCCTCGACGCCGACGGCCCCGACCGGTCGCTGCTCTCGCGGCACGCCGAGTACACCTCCGAGGACATGGGCCTGGTGATGACCAGCCGGGGGTGCCCTTACAACTGCGGCTTCTGCGCCACCGAGACCCGGACGGTGCGCAACCGGCCGCTGGAGGACGTGGTGCGCGAGATCCGCGCCGTCCGCGACCGGTACGGCACCGTGCAGTTCGCGCTCAAGGACGACTCCTTCGCCGTCAACAAAAAGCGCGTGGCCGAGTTCTGCGGCCTGCTGCGGTCGGCGAAGCTGAAAGTCAACTGGGAGTGCAACACCCGGGTGAACGTGGTGGATGCGGAACTGCTCCACCTCATGCGCCGGGCGGGGTGCAACTTCGTCAAGGTGGGGATCGAGAGCGGGTCCGACCGCGTCCTGGAATCCATGAACAAGCGGATCACCGTGGCGGGGATCCTGGAGGCGGCCCGGACGCTGGGCCGGTCCGGGATCCACTGGACCGGGTACTTCATGATGGGCCTCCCCGGCGAGACGCGGGACGACGTGATGGCGACCCTGGAGGTCCTCCGGCAGACCCGGCCCCACGTGGGCGTGCTGGGGGTCTACCAGCCCTACCCCGGGACCGCCCTCTTCGAGGAGGGGATCCGGCGCGGCCTGGTCAAACCCTCCATGACCCGCGGGGACTTCTTCGACACGCTGCCTTGCCACTACTACAAGAAAGACCCCGCGATACAGACCGACACCCTGGGGCCGGAGGAGTTCCGGGAGTTGGAAGCCCGGGTCAAGCGGACCTTCCACCGGCACAACAAGAACCTCCTGCGCGCCGCCCGGATGGGCGCCGCCCGTGCCCGTCTGTACCTGCGCGAACCCGGGACGCTCCTGTCGGACCTGAAGAAATTCGCCAAATATTGACCCCCCCGGCCCGGGAGGCCCGGCTTCGCCCCTGGGCCGGCTCCGGCCGGGGCGGGGGCGGCGCCGCGGCCGGAGCCCGCCCGGGAAGAACCGGGGCACCGACGTGAAACCGCCGGCCGGACGCGGAAGGGTTGCGCCGCCCCCCGTGTTTTGTTATAGTCCGTCGGTCGAGGAGAAGACGATGGCCAAGGAGCGCATTCTGGTGGTGGACGACGAGCCGGGGGTCCGGTCCTCGTTGTCGGGCATCCTCAAGGACGAAGGGTACCGGGTCGACACGGCCGCCTCGGGGGAGGAGTGCCTGCAGAAGTGCCGGTCCGTGCTGTACGATGTCCTTTTCCTGGACGTCTGGCTCCCGGGGCTCGACGGGCTCGAGACCCTCGCCCGTCTCCACGAGACGCCCTTCGCCGGCGTGGTGATCATCATCTCGGGGCACGGGAACATCGAGATGGCGGTGAAGGCCATCAAGCTCGGGGCCTACGATTTCTGCGAGAAGCCCCTCTCCCTGGACAAGGTCCTGGTGGTGGTCCAGAACGCGCTGCGCTGGCGGGAGCTGGAGGACGAGAACCGCCAGCTCCGGAACTTCCGGAAGTACGACCTGATCGGCCGGTCCGTCCCGGTGCTCGCCCTGAGGAAGCAGGTGGACCTCGTCGCCCCGACCAACGGCCGGATCCTGATCTACGGCGAGAACGGCACCGGGAAGGAGCTTCTGGCCCGCCTGGTCCACGCCAAGAGCCTTCGGCGGAACAAGAAGTTCGTCGAGATCAACTGTGCGGCCATCCCCGACGACCTCATCGAGAGCGAGCTGTTCGGGCACCGCAAGGGCGCCTTCACGGGGGCCGGGGAGGACCGCAAGGGCCGCTTCGAGGAGGCGCACGAGGGAACGCTGTTCCTGGACGAGGTGGGGGACATGAGCCTGAAGGTCCAGGCGAAACTCCTGCGGGTCCTCGAGGAGGAGAAGATCGAGCCTCTGGGCGGCGGCGGGCCCATCGAACTGGACGTGCGGGTCATCGCCGCCACCAACCACATCCTCCCGGAACTCATCGAGCAGGGACGCTTCCGGGAGGACCTCTTCTACCGGCTCAACGTCATCCCCATGCACGTACTTCCCCTGAGGGAGCGCTCCGAGGACATCCCCGTGCTCGCCCGGTATTTCCTGGAGGAGTTTTCCCGGATGTACGGGCGGCCCGCCAAGCCCGTCTCGCCCGAAGCCCTGGACATCCTGGCCCGCTACCCCTGGCCCGGGAACGTGCGGGAGCTGAAGAATTGCATGGAACGCCTGGTGATCGTGCACCGGGCCGCGGAAATCTCCCCCTACGACCTCCCCGACGACCTTCTCGCGAAGGTTCGCGACCTGGCCCCGCTCCCCGAGACGGGCTCACTCCTGGAAGCCCGGGAGGCTTTCGAGCGGCGCTTCATCCTCGAGGCCATCCGGCGCAGCCGGGGGAACATGGTCCAGGCGGCGCGCGACCTGGGGATCGATCGCAGCAGCCTATACAAAAAGATCAAAAATTTGGGGATACACAACCACGACGGCGGATAGGAAAAACGCGGGCGAAGTGCCCGCGTTCTTCATTCCTGGAAGGCGTATTTCTTCTTCTTCGGCGGGGGTTGGCCTTGGGACGTCCCCGACGGCGGGGGCGGGTTCATCCCGCCGCTCCGGTACTGCTGTTCGAGCTGGTAGAAGCGTTTCCCGCCCAAGGCGCCCCGGTAGACGTCGAGAGGGGAGACCCGGTAGTGGCGGGAGAGCATGTGGGCGTTCGCGAGGTAGACGAGGTCGGCGTCCTGGAACTGGACCGCGGACCACCGGTCGCGAGGATAGCCCAGGTAGCTGTAACGGCCGCCGAAGGCGGCCTCGTTGTAGCCGTCGACCTGCAGGTAGTAGGCGTCGGGGCCCAGCCGGTAGTGGCGGGACACGTCCATCCAGGAGTGGTGGCCGAGGCGGTAGCGGGCCACGTCCCGCGGGTGGCAGTGCGCCCGGTTGGCGATGAAGAAGAGCAGGGGCAGCTCGTCCTCGAGGATGCCCATCTCGCGCATGGCGATCACGTCGTTGTCCGCGAAGCCGTAGGAGTTGCCGACCAGGCTGAAATAGGCCTGGTACTCGCTCCAGGCGTTGAGCTGGTACTTTCCGCCGATCTGGGCGGGCGCGACGGCCCAGGACAGCGCGACGGCCAGCAGGGCGAGCGTCCAGCGGCAGGTGTTTCTGTTCATGGTTCCCTCCGGATGAACCGTTTTCGGGTCTGCAAGGACCGGGCCAGCGTGAGCGATGTGCGTCGGGGGCGGCAGGATTCACGCCGCGTCGTCACTGGCCCCCGGCGGGAGGGTTGGCGATCAGGCCCTCCAGTGGCTCCGCGCCGAGCTGCAGGTCGGGGAAGATCTTCCCCAGCACGGGGCGGAGGTACTCGATCCCGTTGAAGCTCTCGTGGACGAAGACGAGGAAGGCCGAGACGACCTCGTTGTCGAACTGGGTCCCGGCGCAGCGACGGATCTCGTTCACGGCCACCGACACGGGGCGGGCCGTCCGGTACGGCCGGTCGGAGGTCATGGCGTCGAAGGAGTCGGCCACGGCCAGGACCCGCGCCCCGATGGGGATCTGCTCCCCCCGCAGCCCGTCCGGCCGGCCGGTGCCGTCCCACCGCTCGTGGTGGTGCTTGACGTACCCGACAATCTCGCTGTC from Acidobacteriota bacterium includes these protein-coding regions:
- the amrA gene encoding AmmeMemoRadiSam system protein A, producing the protein MADYTTSGEKTGDWSFSVSYLSLVFVDPPAAPAPPAAAKPAVPPGGLLTADEQATLLKLARKTLRAYLAGGKVPPDITAGLDITPTLKKSLGAFVTLKKHGELRGCIGYMMAVKPLHEAVTEMAVNAATRDPRFPPVTERELRDLKIEISVLSPLSPCPDYRAVKIGVHGLVLKKGANQGLFLPQVPVEWKWNLTQYLEQLCHKAGLPPNAYREPGALLFTFTAEVFHEK
- a CDS encoding DUF362 domain-containing protein, which gives rise to MKSDRRDFLRALALGAGVGPVFLKRHAFVGTNAYGDKVLPGAAATRVVVARDPGYTPETGLPDACLDAGLKALMEADSPAEAWKKLFRPDDVVGIKVNALGGRNLSPSWRLIQAVVKGLVSAGVAENRIIVWDRTSRELRRAGYPLADGDTGVRVRGTDALEHQYEDETVTSGAVSTNLACMLTRHCTAMVNVGVLKHHDLSGVSVFLKNYYGVISNPFRYHADHCSPFIPQVYSVPIIREKTRLHLADAPVGQYGAGPAYNAAFTWPFGGVILARDPVAGDRVGADLIERVRAEKGEKPLKDAGQPPVYIDEAGRMGLGESDLAKIRVIPLALNAPKIDEPAKSRERGISRE
- the mazG gene encoding nucleoside triphosphate pyrophosphohydrolase, translated to MARLREPGGCPWDREQTRETLKPMLVEESYEVLHALDASDSRELREELGDLLLQIVFHARIAEENGEFDMQGVIDGIHDKIIHRHPHVFGDVKVSGSDEVLVNWDRIKKEEKARKGSKRASILDGIPPKMPALHEAHQIGARAARAGFDWEDAGGVIRKIREELDELERSLSAENPAAVREEIGDLLFAVVNLCRFLSLDPETALKTTNQKFRQRFGFVEKKVREAGKTVEDCDLDELERYWQESKQWPN
- a CDS encoding B12-binding domain-containing radical SAM protein, whose product is MKVLLLAPPFYRLIGLYNRYFPYGLLAVATAVRRAGHSLLVHDADFNDRPTSADFYGMADRYPEYLAALRPGAHPAWPELDRVVRGYAPDVVGIQAYTDFFASTLRTAEICRAAAPGARIVLGGPHVRARRDEVFELCPEADFLVRGEGEVTFLELLSGLEKGDPSPDTVEGLSWRDGNAWRHNPDRLPTPECLDADGPDRSLLSRHAEYTSEDMGLVMTSRGCPYNCGFCATETRTVRNRPLEDVVREIRAVRDRYGTVQFALKDDSFAVNKKRVAEFCGLLRSAKLKVNWECNTRVNVVDAELLHLMRRAGCNFVKVGIESGSDRVLESMNKRITVAGILEAARTLGRSGIHWTGYFMMGLPGETRDDVMATLEVLRQTRPHVGVLGVYQPYPGTALFEEGIRRGLVKPSMTRGDFFDTLPCHYYKKDPAIQTDTLGPEEFRELEARVKRTFHRHNKNLLRAARMGAARARLYLREPGTLLSDLKKFAKY
- a CDS encoding sigma-54-dependent Fis family transcriptional regulator, with protein sequence MAKERILVVDDEPGVRSSLSGILKDEGYRVDTAASGEECLQKCRSVLYDVLFLDVWLPGLDGLETLARLHETPFAGVVIIISGHGNIEMAVKAIKLGAYDFCEKPLSLDKVLVVVQNALRWRELEDENRQLRNFRKYDLIGRSVPVLALRKQVDLVAPTNGRILIYGENGTGKELLARLVHAKSLRRNKKFVEINCAAIPDDLIESELFGHRKGAFTGAGEDRKGRFEEAHEGTLFLDEVGDMSLKVQAKLLRVLEEEKIEPLGGGGPIELDVRVIAATNHILPELIEQGRFREDLFYRLNVIPMHVLPLRERSEDIPVLARYFLEEFSRMYGRPAKPVSPEALDILARYPWPGNVRELKNCMERLVIVHRAAEISPYDLPDDLLAKVRDLAPLPETGSLLEAREAFERRFILEAIRRSRGNMVQAARDLGIDRSSLYKKIKNLGIHNHDGG